A region of Anolis sagrei isolate rAnoSag1 chromosome 2, rAnoSag1.mat, whole genome shotgun sequence DNA encodes the following proteins:
- the METTL23 gene encoding histone-arginine methyltransferase METTL23, translated as MQREARMCQEAPRCNVREYRFLGEEEEEEEGGSQLQPELVVLIPEVLDPQYGMYVWPCAVVLAQYIWFHRRLICGKNVLELGAGVSLPGIVAAKCGAKTILSDNAEFPECLDNCRRSCQMNNLASVAVTGITWGHVSPSLLALSPVDIIVASDVFFEPEDFEDILSTVHYLMRKNPHAQFWTTYQVRSADWSIEGLLYKWEMESICVPLQSFEANKEQLVGSFLPGTHTIEMMVITPKKKFCEAS; from the exons ATGCAGAGGGAAGCCCGGATGTGCCAGGAGGCGCCTCGATGCAATGTGCGAGAATACAGATTCctaggcgaggaggaggaggaagaggagggaggaagtcaGCTGCAGCCAGAGCTGGTGGTGCTCATCCCCGAG GTCCTTGATCCTCAGTATGGCATGTACGTCTGGCCCTGTGCAGTGGTTTTGGCTCAGTATATCTGGTTTCATAGAAGACTAATCTGCGGCAAGAATgttttggag CTTGGTGCAGGTGTGAGTCTTCCTGGAATCGTAGCAGCGAAATGTGGAGCAAAAACGATATTGTCAGATAATGCAGAATTCCCTGAGTGTTTGGACAATTGTCGAAGAAGCTGCCAGATGAATAACCTTGCAAGCGTCGCTGTCACAGGAATCACCTGGGGTCATGTATCACCAAGCTTGTTGGCTTTATCTCCAGTGGACATTATTGTGGCATCCGACGTATTTTTTGAACCAGAAG ACTTCGAAGACATTCTAAGTACAGTGCACTACTTGATGAGGAAGAACCCACACGCTCAGTTCTGGACAACTTACCAAGTCCGAAG TGCCGACTGGTCTATTGAAGGATTACTCTACAAGTGGGAGATGGAAAGCATCTGTGTGCCCTTGCAGTCTTTTGAGGCCAACAAGGAACAACTGGTAGGCTCTTTCCTTCCAGGGACACATACTATTGAAATGATGGTCATCACTCCAAAAAAGAAATTTTGTGAAGCGTCTTGA
- the SRSF2 gene encoding serine/arginine-rich splicing factor 2, giving the protein MSYGRPPPDVEGMTSLKVDNLTYRTSPDTLRRVFEKYGRVGDVYIPRDRYTKESRGFAFVRFHDKRDAEDAMDAMDGAVLDGRELRVQMARYGRPPDSHHSRRGPPPRRYGSGGGYGRRSRSPRRRRRSRSRSRSRSRSRSRSRYSRSKSRSRTRSRSRSTSKSRSARRSKSKSSSPSRSRSRSRSRSRSRSPPPVSKRESKSRSRSKSPPKSPEEEGAVSS; this is encoded by the exons ATGAGCTACGGGCGCCCGCCGCCGGACGTGGAGGGCATGACCTCGCTGAAGGTGGACAACCTGACCTACCGCACCTCCCCGGACACGCTCCGCCGCGTCTTCGAGAAGTACGGCCGCGTGGGTGACGTCTACATCCCCCGCGACCGCTACACCAAGGAGAGCCGCGGCTTCGCCTTCGTCCGCTTCCACGACAAGCGCGACGCCGAGGACGCCATGGACGCCATGGACGGGGCCGTGCTCGACGGCAGGGAGCTCCGCGTCCAGATGGCGCGCTACGGGCGGCCCCCCGACTCCCACCACAGCCGCCGCGGGCCCCCGCCTCGCCGATACGGCAGCGGAGGAGGATACGGGCGGCGCAGCAGGAG CCCCAGGAGGCGCCGTCGCAGCCGATCCCGGAGCAGAAGCCGGTCCCGCTCCCGGAGCCGATCTCGCTACAGCCGCTCCAAGTCCCGCTCCCGCACCCGGTCGCGCTCTCGCTCCACTTCCAAGTCTCGCTCAGCCCGAAGGTCGAAGTCCAAGTCCTCCTCCCCATCTAGATCTCGCTCCCGGTCCAGGTCCCGCTCCCGGTCGAGAAGCCCACCACCGGTCTCCAAGAGGGAGTCCAAGTCGCGCTCCCGTTCCAAGAGCCCGCCCAAGTCTCCCGAAGAGGAAGGAGCCGTGTCCTCTTAA